In one window of Halomarina pelagica DNA:
- the tatC gene encoding twin-arginine translocase subunit TatC, whose protein sequence is MTGDTRPNGDRGADSSDERAEDREPPVAPTPDGGETVPESTPPTPEPDPFLDGPESDQEMPLADHIEEMINRLGVVVIAMTVVAAVALPFSDQLINAIWYGILGDIASDVEGIRPHVYQPLALVLARLKVATLAGFVVALPVFVYETYLFMRPGLYRHERRYYLAAVPTSLVLAFVGVAFAFFLVLPALFIYFVSYSQGAATIAFGLTETFNLMLMMMGFFAAVFQIPLLILLAVMMGLTSRRWLVRRRLYFWGGFVGVALLFSPDPTGMAPIIVALTMVVLFEGTLFLLRWVDR, encoded by the coding sequence ATGACCGGCGACACGCGCCCGAACGGGGATCGGGGCGCGGATTCGAGCGACGAGCGAGCCGAGGACCGGGAGCCACCGGTAGCGCCGACGCCGGACGGTGGCGAGACGGTCCCGGAGTCGACGCCTCCGACGCCCGAGCCGGATCCGTTCCTCGACGGGCCGGAGAGCGACCAGGAGATGCCGCTGGCCGACCACATCGAGGAGATGATCAACCGCCTCGGCGTGGTCGTCATCGCGATGACGGTCGTGGCGGCCGTCGCGCTGCCGTTCTCCGACCAGCTCATCAACGCCATCTGGTACGGCATCCTGGGCGACATCGCGAGCGACGTGGAGGGGATCCGCCCGCACGTCTACCAGCCGCTCGCCCTGGTGCTCGCCCGCCTCAAGGTGGCCACGCTCGCCGGGTTCGTCGTCGCGCTGCCCGTGTTCGTCTACGAGACCTACCTGTTCATGCGCCCCGGACTCTACCGGCACGAGCGGCGGTACTACCTCGCGGCGGTGCCGACGAGCCTCGTGCTCGCGTTCGTCGGCGTCGCCTTCGCGTTCTTCCTCGTCCTGCCCGCCCTGTTCATCTACTTCGTCAGCTACTCGCAGGGGGCCGCCACGATCGCGTTCGGGCTGACCGAGACGTTCAACCTCATGCTCATGATGATGGGCTTCTTCGCCGCCGTCTTCCAGATACCCCTGCTGATCTTGCTGGCCGTGATGATGGGGCTCACCAGCCGCCGGTGGCTGGTCCGGCGGCGGCTCTACTTCTGGGGCGGCTTCGTCGGCGTCGCGCTGCTGTTCAGCCCCGACCCGACCGGGATGGCCCCCATCATCGTCGCCCTCACGATGGTCGTCCTGTTCGAGGGGACGCTGTTCCTCCTGCGCTGGGTGGATCGATAG
- a CDS encoding histidine phosphatase family protein: MATVILMRHGETTWNRDRRMQGWAPVPLTERGVEQARAAGRYLGERYSIDRVVSSDLLRTRQTTARVREALGDVPVTFAREWRERSVGVYQGLSYDDMRERFPEFGLGEEAAHAADRTPDGGESLETVRERVLEGWRAVLEHDGTTLVVTHGGPIRLALGHLKGHTIPDALLSHRVDNCCLNEFVVASDPEIRVENGTPWRDSA; encoded by the coding sequence ATGGCGACGGTCATCCTCATGCGACACGGGGAGACGACGTGGAACCGCGACCGACGGATGCAGGGCTGGGCACCGGTTCCGCTCACCGAGCGGGGCGTCGAGCAGGCGCGGGCGGCCGGACGGTACCTCGGGGAGCGGTACTCGATCGACCGCGTCGTCTCCTCGGACCTCCTGCGCACGCGTCAGACGACGGCGCGCGTCCGGGAGGCGCTCGGGGACGTGCCCGTCACGTTCGCCCGGGAGTGGCGCGAGCGCAGCGTGGGCGTCTACCAGGGCCTCTCGTACGACGACATGCGCGAGCGGTTCCCCGAGTTCGGCCTGGGCGAGGAGGCGGCCCACGCCGCGGACCGAACGCCCGACGGCGGCGAGAGCCTGGAGACGGTCCGCGAGCGCGTCCTCGAGGGGTGGCGCGCGGTGCTCGAGCACGACGGGACGACGCTCGTCGTCACCCACGGCGGCCCCATCCGACTCGCCCTCGGGCACCTGAAGGGTCACACCATCCCGGACGCCCTGCTGAGTCATCGAGTCGACAACTGCTGTCTGAACGAGTTCGTCGTGGCCAGCGACCCGGAGATCCGAGTCGAGAACGGGACGCCGTGGCGGGACTCCGCCTGA
- the larE gene encoding ATP-dependent sacrificial sulfur transferase LarE: protein MDVADKLAAARDALAERDGALVAFSGGVDSSVVAAIAHDALGDRAVACTAKSETLPAEELDEARRVAAEIGIRHEVVEFSELDNPDFVANDGERCYHCRTMRLGEMFDRARELGIGTVCDGTNASDPGEGHRPGLRAVEELEVFSPLLAHDVEKSEVREIAERYGLSVADKPSMACLSSRIPTGVEVTEERLSRVERGERLLRAWGFRQFRVRDHDGLARIEVGRDELEKALDADFVRAARAHLREAGFDHVTLDLDGYETGSVSPANDAVSIFDAEYPTSD, encoded by the coding sequence ATGGACGTAGCGGACAAACTGGCCGCCGCGCGCGACGCGCTCGCCGAGCGCGACGGCGCGCTCGTCGCCTTCTCGGGCGGCGTCGATTCGAGCGTCGTCGCCGCCATCGCACACGACGCCCTGGGGGATCGGGCGGTCGCCTGCACGGCGAAGAGCGAGACCCTGCCGGCCGAGGAACTGGACGAGGCCCGCCGGGTCGCGGCGGAGATCGGTATCCGACACGAGGTGGTGGAGTTCTCCGAACTGGACAACCCCGACTTCGTCGCGAACGACGGCGAGCGCTGCTATCACTGCCGGACGATGCGCCTCGGGGAGATGTTCGACCGGGCGCGGGAACTCGGCATCGGGACGGTCTGCGACGGGACGAACGCCAGCGACCCCGGCGAGGGCCACCGCCCCGGCCTGCGCGCCGTCGAGGAACTGGAGGTGTTCTCGCCGCTGCTCGCCCACGACGTCGAAAAGTCCGAAGTCCGGGAGATCGCAGAGCGGTACGGCCTCTCGGTCGCGGACAAGCCCTCGATGGCCTGCCTCTCCTCGCGCATCCCCACGGGCGTCGAGGTGACCGAGGAACGCCTCTCCCGGGTCGAGCGCGGCGAGCGCCTCCTGCGGGCGTGGGGCTTCCGACAGTTCCGCGTGCGCGACCACGACGGCCTCGCGCGCATCGAGGTGGGCCGGGACGAACTGGAGAAGGCCCTCGACGCCGACTTCGTCCGCGCCGCGCGCGCACACCTGCGCGAAGCGGGGTTCGACCACGTCACCCTCGACCTCGACGGCTACGAGACCGGGAGCGTCAGCCCCGCGAACGACGCGGTCTCGATCTTCGACGCCGAGTACCCCACCTCGGACTGA
- a CDS encoding MutS-related protein: MDLEAIPGVGAKTAERLAHLDDAERALREGDVAALARAPGVTEGQAARIARGAIRERHGDASRFLRTDRARELYDDALSLLRERAVTDYAKRRLETFYPSASRSRIEEVRSFVAEATERAPDPAVLDVLAGVSPLTDPAGLRVRERCLATGDAEAYARAEREFPELSVELVEDAADLAELARGYSTVIALDEGFAGLDLPGDVRVLPDAEDRIEEVLPERLLAFFAENRERLLAAADVHEAAGLDPPCDLDALRDGLSRIEADGTVRGDEELGRLQDAVSDVDAAVSTGESVANDRLREAIQTRDVTIEGADLLSLVEQGARVDALLDRELADEFDEAVAAAREHVVDALRLRDHADLAERAFPDDPTFPVSHDEEAVARLRTELAAARDRRAAALKADLAADLAALRAPVEDLVRDALELDVELAVARFARDFDCALPAFGGRGFEIEGGRSPLLDVPFEEVDPVDYGVEGVALLSGVNSGGKTSTIDLVGLTVVLAQMGLPVPAERVRLERFDALHYQAKSQGTLDAGAFESTLREFGGLVTDEGNRLVLVDELESITEPGASAKIIAGILESLDEQGATAVFVSHLAGEIREATGFDVQVDGIEAAGLVNGELEVNRSPVKGRLARSTPELIVEKLATAEEDAFYDRLLGKFAE; the protein is encoded by the coding sequence ATGGACCTGGAGGCCATCCCGGGCGTCGGCGCGAAGACGGCCGAGCGACTGGCCCACCTCGACGACGCCGAGCGGGCGCTCCGCGAGGGCGACGTGGCGGCGCTCGCCCGCGCGCCGGGCGTCACCGAGGGGCAGGCCGCGCGCATCGCCCGGGGAGCGATCCGGGAGCGCCACGGCGACGCGAGCCGGTTCCTCCGGACCGACCGGGCGCGCGAACTCTACGACGACGCGCTCTCCCTCCTCCGGGAGCGGGCCGTCACCGACTACGCGAAGCGCCGCCTGGAGACGTTCTACCCGAGCGCGTCGCGCTCGCGGATCGAGGAGGTGCGGTCGTTCGTCGCCGAGGCGACGGAGCGCGCCCCCGACCCGGCCGTGCTCGACGTGCTCGCGGGCGTCTCGCCGCTGACGGACCCCGCCGGTCTTCGGGTGCGCGAGCGCTGTCTCGCGACCGGCGACGCCGAGGCGTACGCCCGCGCCGAGCGCGAGTTCCCCGAGCTGAGCGTCGAACTCGTCGAGGACGCGGCCGACCTCGCGGAACTCGCCCGCGGCTACTCGACGGTGATCGCGCTCGACGAGGGGTTCGCGGGGCTCGACCTCCCCGGCGACGTGCGCGTGCTCCCGGACGCCGAAGACCGGATCGAGGAGGTGCTCCCCGAGCGCCTGCTCGCGTTCTTCGCGGAGAACCGAGAGCGCCTGCTCGCCGCCGCAGACGTGCACGAGGCGGCGGGCCTCGACCCGCCGTGCGACCTCGACGCCCTCCGGGACGGCCTCTCGCGCATCGAGGCCGACGGAACGGTGAGGGGCGACGAGGAACTCGGCCGCCTGCAGGACGCCGTCTCGGACGTCGACGCCGCCGTTTCAACCGGCGAGAGCGTCGCCAACGACCGCCTGCGCGAGGCCATCCAGACGCGCGACGTGACCATCGAGGGCGCGGACCTCCTCTCGCTCGTCGAGCAGGGCGCGCGCGTCGACGCCCTGCTCGACCGCGAACTCGCCGACGAGTTCGACGAGGCGGTCGCGGCGGCCCGCGAGCACGTCGTCGACGCCCTCCGACTGCGCGACCACGCGGACCTCGCCGAGCGGGCGTTCCCGGACGACCCGACGTTCCCCGTGAGCCACGACGAGGAGGCCGTCGCGCGCCTGCGGACGGAACTCGCCGCCGCGCGGGACCGCCGGGCGGCGGCGCTGAAGGCGGACCTCGCCGCCGACCTCGCCGCCCTCAGAGCGCCGGTCGAGGACCTCGTGCGGGACGCCCTCGAACTCGACGTGGAACTCGCGGTGGCGCGGTTCGCCCGCGACTTCGACTGCGCGCTCCCGGCGTTCGGCGGACGGGGTTTCGAGATCGAGGGCGGGCGCTCGCCCCTGCTCGACGTGCCGTTCGAGGAGGTGGACCCCGTCGACTACGGGGTCGAGGGAGTGGCGCTCCTCTCGGGGGTGAACAGCGGCGGGAAGACCTCCACCATCGACCTCGTGGGCCTCACGGTCGTGCTGGCGCAGATGGGGCTGCCCGTGCCCGCGGAACGCGTCCGCCTGGAGCGGTTCGACGCGTTGCACTACCAGGCCAAGAGCCAGGGGACGCTCGACGCGGGCGCGTTCGAGTCCACCCTCCGGGAGTTCGGCGGCCTCGTCACCGACGAGGGGAACCGCCTGGTGCTGGTGGACGAACTGGAGAGCATCACCGAACCCGGCGCGAGCGCGAAGATCATCGCCGGCATCCTCGAATCGCTCGACGAGCAGGGCGCGACCGCCGTCTTCGTCTCGCACCTCGCCGGCGAGATCCGCGAGGCGACGGGCTTCGACGTGCAGGTGGACGGCATCGAGGCCGCGGGGCTGGTGAACGGCGAACTGGAGGTGAACCGCTCGCCCGTGAAGGGGCGGCTCGCGCGCTCGACGCCGGAACTCATCGTCGAGAAGCTGGCGACCGCAGAGGAGGACGCGTTCTACGACCGGCTGCTCGGGAAGTTCGCGGAGTGA
- a CDS encoding ORC1-type DNA replication protein: MADDEMLSWDESVFRDEHVFEIDFLPETFRHREEQMQSLKYALRPAVRGSRPLNVMARGPPGTGKTTAVQKLFGELAAVSDVNVARVNCQVDSTRYAVFSRLFEEMFDYEPPTSGISFKKLFGQITDRLVEEDEVLVVALDDVNYLFYEGEASDTLYSLLRAHEAHTGAKIGVIIVSSDLDLDIIEELDERVQSVFRPEEVFFPRYDEREIADILEERVKRGFREGVAGLDVLDRVAELTATTGGDLRVGIDLLRRAGLNAEMRASRTVEVEDVEEAYNKSKYVHLSRHLQGLSDSEVALVRVVAEHEGERAGDVYEAFSQETDLGYTRYSELINKLDQLGIIEAEYTSVDGRGRSRQLSLAYDADAVLERLD, encoded by the coding sequence ATGGCGGACGATGAGATGCTCTCGTGGGACGAGTCGGTCTTCCGCGACGAGCACGTCTTCGAGATCGACTTCCTCCCCGAGACGTTCCGCCACCGCGAGGAGCAGATGCAGAGCCTGAAGTACGCGCTCAGGCCGGCGGTGCGCGGCTCGCGCCCGCTGAACGTGATGGCGCGCGGGCCGCCCGGGACGGGGAAGACGACGGCGGTCCAGAAGCTCTTCGGCGAACTCGCGGCCGTCTCGGACGTGAACGTCGCGCGCGTGAACTGCCAGGTGGACTCGACGCGATACGCGGTGTTCTCGCGGCTGTTCGAGGAGATGTTCGACTACGAACCGCCGACGAGCGGCATCTCCTTCAAGAAGCTCTTCGGGCAGATCACCGACCGCCTCGTCGAGGAGGACGAGGTGCTGGTGGTGGCGCTCGACGACGTGAACTACCTGTTCTACGAGGGTGAGGCGAGCGACACGCTCTACTCGCTGCTCAGGGCGCACGAGGCCCACACCGGCGCGAAGATCGGCGTCATCATCGTCTCCTCGGACCTCGACCTCGACATCATCGAGGAACTGGACGAGCGCGTCCAGAGCGTCTTCCGCCCCGAGGAGGTGTTCTTCCCGCGGTACGACGAGCGCGAGATCGCGGACATCCTGGAGGAGCGCGTGAAGCGGGGGTTCCGCGAGGGCGTCGCCGGGCTGGACGTGCTCGACCGCGTCGCGGAACTCACGGCGACGACCGGCGGGGACCTCCGGGTCGGGATCGACCTCCTGCGCCGGGCCGGCCTGAACGCCGAGATGCGCGCGAGCCGCACCGTCGAGGTGGAAGACGTGGAGGAGGCGTACAACAAGTCGAAGTACGTCCACCTCTCGCGGCACCTCCAGGGGCTCTCGGACTCCGAGGTCGCGCTGGTGCGCGTCGTCGCCGAGCACGAGGGCGAGCGCGCCGGAGACGTCTACGAGGCGTTCTCCCAGGAGACGGACCTCGGCTACACGCGGTACTCCGAGCTCATCAACAAGCTCGATCAGCTCGGGATCATCGAGGCGGAGTACACGAGCGTCGACGGCCGCGGGCGCTCCCGACAGCTGTCGCTGGCCTACGACGCCGACGCCGTCCTCGAACGCCTCGACTGA